One genomic window of Moorella glycerini includes the following:
- a CDS encoding sensor domain-containing diguanylate cyclase: MFWLAMIVLTAGLYLISCANYLLFHALVELFSVVVAGLIFALSWLTREQEYNLFPSVIGVGYAFVGLLDLIHTIAYKGMGIFAETGANLATQLWIAGRFLEATVLLTAPLVRTAKTRHVLSLFFASYGVFVLLTIFWWKVFPVCYLEGSGLTTFKVAAEYAIIALLLTALYRIRKGQPLLPRVIVQYLSYSILVTIISEFCFTLYVNVYDLANFLGHIFKLWSYFLLFYGILDKCIREPLSNLYLHLYQDKLRLERLATTDPLTGLLNRRAANLLIETMLEESRKQALPLSLIMIDIDHFKKINDTYGHQAGDMVLKELAGLILKTVRSSYDVAGRFGGEEFIVALWNTDEVRARAVAERLRREVEAYSFPITSQIVIRATVSSGIARARDNETLEEVIARADKALYTAKSHGRNRTETDV; the protein is encoded by the coding sequence GTGTTCTGGTTAGCGATGATAGTTCTAACAGCTGGACTATACTTAATCTCCTGCGCGAATTACCTCCTTTTTCATGCCCTTGTTGAGCTATTCAGTGTGGTGGTGGCAGGACTTATCTTTGCCCTCTCCTGGCTCACCAGGGAACAGGAGTATAACTTGTTTCCCAGCGTTATAGGTGTAGGATACGCCTTTGTGGGGTTATTGGATTTGATACATACTATCGCCTATAAGGGTATGGGCATATTTGCGGAGACCGGAGCCAATCTGGCCACGCAGTTATGGATAGCAGGAAGGTTTCTGGAAGCGACGGTCCTTTTGACTGCTCCCCTCGTGCGCACAGCCAAAACTCGACATGTCCTATCACTGTTCTTTGCTTCTTATGGCGTTTTCGTTCTGCTCACCATATTCTGGTGGAAAGTTTTCCCTGTATGCTATCTGGAAGGAAGCGGCCTTACAACTTTTAAGGTTGCCGCTGAATATGCGATAATCGCTCTACTCCTTACGGCACTGTACCGCATACGCAAGGGGCAACCCTTACTACCCCGAGTTATAGTGCAATACCTATCTTACTCTATCCTTGTGACTATAATCAGTGAGTTTTGCTTCACCCTTTATGTAAATGTTTACGACCTGGCCAATTTTCTGGGTCACATATTTAAGCTATGGAGCTATTTTCTTCTCTTCTACGGTATATTGGACAAGTGTATCCGCGAGCCGCTGTCCAACCTTTACTTACACCTCTATCAAGATAAGCTGCGCCTGGAGCGTTTGGCTACAACCGATCCTCTAACCGGTCTGCTTAACCGGAGAGCCGCTAACCTGTTGATAGAAACCATGCTGGAGGAAAGTCGTAAGCAGGCCCTCCCACTTAGCCTCATAATGATCGACATAGATCATTTTAAAAAAATAAACGATACCTACGGCCACCAGGCCGGAGATATGGTGCTTAAGGAGCTAGCAGGATTAATCCTCAAGACCGTTCGCTCGAGTTATGATGTTGCCGGTAGATTTGGAGGCGAAGAGTTCATCGTAGCCCTATGGAATACGGACGAGGTTCGAGCCAGAGCTGTGGCCGAGCGCTTACGTCGAGAAGTAGAGGCATATTCGTTTCCTATCACCTCCCAAATTGTCATCCGCGCCACCGTAAGCTCAGGTATTGCCCGGGCTAGGGATAATGAGACGCTGGAGGAAGTTATCGCCAGAGCTGATAAAGCCCTCTACACGGCCAAATCCCACGGTCGCAACCGGACGGAAACCGATGTTTGA